In Bacteroidota bacterium, the sequence GAATTAGTTTTTGTTCTTTGTCCACGTACCGGTAATCCTTTTCTGTGTCGAAGTCCGCGGTATGAGCCAATATCCATCAAACGTTTGATATTCATTTGGACTTCACTGCGGAGTGCCCCCTCTACTTTTATATCCGAGGTAATAATTGAACGTATCTTTGCCACTTCATCGTCCGATAACTCACTTATTCGTTTGCCGAAGTCAACACCGGCTTTTGTTAGTATCTGTTGGGCAGTAGATAGACCGATTCCGAATATGTATGTTAAGCCGATCTCAGCTCTCTTATTTTTGGGTAAATCAATACCTGCTATACGAGCCACTTCTTATTCCTTTCGTAATTAAATTAACCTTGACGTTGTTTGTGCTTTGGATTTTTTTTACATATAACGTAAACATAACCTTTACGTCTGACAATCTTGCAATTTTCGCATAATTTTTTTACAGATGAACGAACTTTCATTTTTTATCTCCTTATTTATATCTATACGTAATTCGCCCCTTGGTTAAATCGTAAGGGGATAATTCGACAGTAACTTTATCGCCAACAAGTATTTTAATAAAATTCATACGCATTTTTCCTGAAACGTGTGCAATAATTTCATGATTGTTCTCTAATCGAACTCTGAACATTGCATTTGGCAGCGTTTCGATTATTGTTCCATCCATTTTTATTGGACCTTGTTTAGCCATTTATTTACTTAGTTAAAATTTCCGGTTCTGAATCAGTTATATATACCGTATGTTCAAAATGTGCCGACGGCTTACCATCTAATGTTTTTACAGTCCAACCATCAGAATTAAATCGTACCTTATATGCACCATAATTTACCATTGGCTCAATCGCCAAAGTCATTCCGCTTTTAAGCGACTCGCCGGTGCCGGCTTGTCCGAAATTTGGGATCTGAGGTTCTTCGTGTAAACTTCTGCCAATACCGTGTCCGACCAAATCGCGAACAACCGAAAATCCTGCTTCTTCAACATGCTTTTGAACCGCTGAAGATATATCGAAGACCCGATTTCCGTTCAACGCTTTCTCAATTCCTTTATACAACGATTGTTCAGTGATTTCCAACAATCGTTTTTTTTCGTCGGATATTTTACCGACTGCGAACGACTTAGCACCGTCGCCGTAGTAATTATTTTTCTTCACACCAACATCTATCGAAATTATTTCACCTTCAATCAATTTACGATCGCCTGGAATTCCGTGAACAACTTCGTCTTCAACCGAAGTGCATAATGTAGCCGGATACAAATTTTTCTTATCGGCGCCGTATCCTTTGAATGCCGGTTCAGCATTTTGTGAACGAATATAATCTTCTGCTATAATATCTAATTCTTTTGTAGTAACGCCGGGTTTTATTGAAATTTCTAACAACTTTAAAACTTCAGCAACAATCCTGCAACTTTCACGCATCAATTCAATTTCTGATTTCGTCTTAATCAAAATCCTCGTCATATCATCAATTAAAATATATCCTAGCCACGACGTCCTTTTAGATGACCTTTTTTCAAGAAACCATCGTAGTGCCGCATTAACAAGTGCGATTCAACTTGTTGCAGAGTATCTAAACCAACACCTACAATAATTAAAAGACTTGTGCCGCCGAAAAAGCTTGCGAACGAACCTGTAACACCTAACTTCATCATAAAGGTTGGTAAGATAGCAACGAAAGCTAAGAAAAATGAACCCGGTAAAGTAATTTTTGTAAGAATATTATCAACAAAATCGGATGTATTTTTGCCAGGTCGAATGCCGGGAATAAATCCACCTTGCTTCTGCATAGTTTCGGCTACATCTTTAGGATTAAAAGCAATAGCTGTATAAAAATATGTGAAGAATACAATTATCAAACCAAAAACAAAGGAATAAAAATAAGAATCGTATTGAAAATACGAAGCTATACTTCCCATAAATTCGCTTTCAGGGAAAAAAGTAAGTATCGTACTCGGAATAAACATAATCGACTGAGCGAAAATTATAGGCATAACACCTGCTGTATTTACACGCATCGGTATGTATTGAGTAACACCGCCATAAATTTTTCTACCGATAACTCTTTTCGCATATTGAACAGGGATGCGTCGTGTTCCTTGAGTCATAAAAATAACACCGGCAATTATTGCAACCATTGCAGCGATAATTACGATTTCGATAATTATGCTGCGGGCACCTGAACTTACTAACTGATATTCATCTAAAATTGCGTGAGGCAAACGAGCAATAATTCCGATAAAGATAATTAGCGATATTCCATTGCCTATCCCCCGTTCGGTAATTTGTTCGCCAAGCCACATCATAAATATAGTACCAGAAGTTAGTACAATAATTGTGCTGACCATAAAACCTATGCCTTGAACTTCAGGCGGCACGATTGAAACTCCGGCGGCTTGCATATTAATTAACCGGACACTCACTCCCCATCCTTGGAGGATAGAAACTAAAACAGTTCCGTACCGAGTAATCTGCGTGATTTTTTTCCTGCCTTCTTCGCCTTCTTTCGAAAGTTTTTGGAAGTAAGGAACTACAGCACCCAACAATTGAATAATAATAGAGGCACTTATGTAAGGCATGATACCAAGAGCAAATATTGCAGCATTCTCGAAGGCACCACCTACAAACATATCGTACAAACCAAAAAGAGTATTTGCTGATTGATTGCGA encodes:
- the rpsM gene encoding 30S ribosomal protein S13, which gives rise to MARIAGIDLPKNKRAEIGLTYIFGIGLSTAQQILTKAGVDFGKRISELSDDEVAKIRSIITSDIKVEGALRSEVQMNIKRLMDIGSYRGLRHRKGLPVRGQRTKTNSRTRKGKRKTVAGKKKVAAKK
- the rpmJ gene encoding 50S ribosomal protein L36, producing MKVRSSVKKLCENCKIVRRKGYVYVICKKNPKHKQRQG
- the infA gene encoding translation initiation factor IF-1, producing the protein MAKQGPIKMDGTIIETLPNAMFRVRLENNHEIIAHVSGKMRMNFIKILVGDKVTVELSPYDLTKGRITYRYK
- the map gene encoding type I methionyl aminopeptidase → MTRILIKTKSEIELMRESCRIVAEVLKLLEISIKPGVTTKELDIIAEDYIRSQNAEPAFKGYGADKKNLYPATLCTSVEDEVVHGIPGDRKLIEGEIISIDVGVKKNNYYGDGAKSFAVGKISDEKKRLLEITEQSLYKGIEKALNGNRVFDISSAVQKHVEEAGFSVVRDLVGHGIGRSLHEEPQIPNFGQAGTGESLKSGMTLAIEPMVNYGAYKVRFNSDGWTVKTLDGKPSAHFEHTVYITDSEPEILTK
- the secY gene encoding preprotein translocase subunit SecY, with the protein product MAKISESFRNIFKIQELRQRIIFTAIILIVVRIGAHITLPGVDAAALAEAVRNQSANTLFGLYDMFVGGAFENAAIFALGIMPYISASIIIQLLGAVVPYFQKLSKEGEEGRKKITQITRYGTVLVSILQGWGVSVRLINMQAAGVSIVPPEVQGIGFMVSTIIVLTSGTIFMMWLGEQITERGIGNGISLIIFIGIIARLPHAILDEYQLVSSGARSIIIEIVIIAAMVAIIAGVIFMTQGTRRIPVQYAKRVIGRKIYGGVTQYIPMRVNTAGVMPIIFAQSIMFIPSTILTFFPESEFMGSIASYFQYDSYFYSFVFGLIIVFFTYFYTAIAFNPKDVAETMQKQGGFIPGIRPGKNTSDFVDNILTKITLPGSFFLAFVAILPTFMMKLGVTGSFASFFGGTSLLIIVGVGLDTLQQVESHLLMRHYDGFLKKGHLKGRRG